A single window of Pungitius pungitius chromosome 20, fPunPun2.1, whole genome shotgun sequence DNA harbors:
- the si:dkey-71h2.2 gene encoding low density lipoprotein receptor adapter protein 1 → MDALKSAGRAIIKSPGVPRHTWGTSKHEKLPENWTDTKETLLEGMVFNVKYLGMTMVGQPKGEEMASAAIRRIVSTARASAKKFRKVTLTVSPKGIIMTDTETTDLIENVSIYRISYCTADKTQDKVFAYVSQSQFNETLECHAFLCQKKKIAQAVTLTVAQAFKVALDLWEIAQEDKNKKARTCCSCAAIKGQTQTSDTPCGPADPEARRPVGSEEKLRRPFFSASLSSPSPRSNPTRRRPIKHDSWDVDDGLDDAFSSNMEVEEMDTDWPSPAPNPSLRMQL, encoded by the exons AGCTGCCGGAAAACTGGACGGACACCAAGGAGACACTGCTGGAGGGGATGGTATTCAATGTCAAATACCTGGGAATGACAATGGTGGGTCAGCCCAAAGGAGAAGAGATGGCCTCAGCTGCCATTCGTAGAATCGTGTCCACG GCCAGGGCCAGTGCTAAGAAGTTTCGTAAAGTAACATTGACGGTGTCTCCGAAGGGCATCATCATGACGGACACAGAGACCACGGACCTCATAGAAAATGTCTCCATTTACAG AATCTCGTACTGCACAGCAGATAAGACTCAGGATAAGGTCTTCGCTTACGTCTCTCAGAGTCAGTTCAACGAGACCCTGGAGTGCCATGCCTTTCTctgccagaagaagaagatc GCTCAAGCAGTGACATTAACTGTAGCCCAGGCCTTTAAAGTAGCCCTCGATCTGTGGGAGATTGCTCAGGAAG acaaaaacaaaaaagcccgGACCTGCTGTTCCTGTGCAGCCATCAAaggacagacacagacatcAGACACTCCGTGTGGGCCTGCAG ACCCAGAGGCACGCAGGCCCGTTGGTTCGGAGGAGAAGCTCCGGAGGCCCTTCTTCTCCGCTTCACTCAGCTCGCCGTCGCCTCGCAGCAACCCCACTCGAAGGCGACCAATCAAACACGACTCTTGG GACGTGGACGATGGCCTTGATGATGCGTTCTCAAG CAACATGGAAGTAGAGGAGATGGACACCG ACTGGCCGAGTCCCGCTCCGAACCCGTCTCTAAGGATGCAGCTCTGA